One region of Chitinispirillum alkaliphilum genomic DNA includes:
- a CDS encoding Carbamoyl-phosphate synthase small chain gives MKSVWKQQRDKSAFLALEDGSIFRGYAFGALNNCSGEVVFNTGMTGYQEVITDPSYAGQFVVMTSSEIGNTGINAADMESKQIFLNGLILHSYNEPSSWRSEIGLAEFLEANGKAGLAGVDTRALTLKIRSCGTIKGYIAVSGEISEQEAIQKAAQWVGLDGKDYASGVTCTEKWIWDQSNDLTCYWGIADTIPVSDMRLVAYDFGIKRNLLRNLKMAGFSVTVVPAQTSANDVLAMKPDGVFLSNGPADPAALGYAVENAKQLIGKVPLMGICLGHQILALAAGAKTYRLKFGHHGCNHPVKNLKTGKIEITSQNHNYAVDSSTIDTSKLELTHINLNDNTVEGLVHKSEPVLSVQYHPEACPGPRDSGYLFKSFRDLIKNA, from the coding sequence ATGAAGTCTGTATGGAAACAACAAAGGGATAAGAGTGCATTTCTTGCACTTGAAGATGGATCAATATTTCGTGGTTATGCTTTTGGAGCCCTTAACAACTGCAGCGGCGAGGTCGTATTCAATACCGGAATGACAGGATATCAGGAGGTTATTACAGATCCATCATATGCTGGTCAGTTTGTCGTAATGACCAGTTCGGAAATTGGTAACACCGGAATCAATGCAGCTGATATGGAATCGAAACAGATCTTTCTTAACGGTTTGATACTCCATTCTTACAATGAACCAAGTTCCTGGCGCTCAGAAATAGGGCTGGCAGAATTTCTTGAGGCAAATGGTAAGGCAGGGCTTGCTGGTGTAGATACCCGCGCTCTTACTCTCAAAATCAGAAGCTGTGGAACTATAAAAGGGTACATTGCTGTAAGCGGAGAGATTTCTGAACAGGAAGCTATACAAAAGGCTGCGCAATGGGTTGGTCTGGATGGAAAAGACTATGCATCCGGGGTAACCTGCACTGAGAAATGGATATGGGACCAGAGTAACGATTTAACTTGTTACTGGGGAATAGCAGACACTATTCCCGTTTCGGATATGCGTCTTGTGGCATATGATTTTGGAATTAAAAGAAATCTGTTAAGAAATCTGAAGATGGCAGGTTTTAGTGTGACGGTTGTTCCTGCCCAGACATCCGCAAATGATGTGCTTGCTATGAAACCAGACGGTGTGTTCTTATCAAACGGACCTGCAGATCCGGCAGCTCTTGGTTATGCTGTTGAAAATGCCAAGCAACTGATAGGAAAAGTACCGCTGATGGGAATCTGTCTGGGACATCAAATACTGGCTCTGGCAGCAGGCGCCAAAACTTACCGCCTTAAGTTTGGACATCACGGATGTAATCATCCGGTAAAAAATCTTAAGACTGGTAAAATAGAGATCACCTCTCAGAATCACAACTATGCTGTCGATTCCAGTACTATCGATACATCTAAACTGGAGTTGACACATATCAACCTGAATGATAATACTGTTGAGGGCTTAGTTCACAAGAGTGAGCCGGTGTTATCGGTGCAGTATCATCCAGAAGCATGCCCTGGGCCCCGTGATTCGGGGTATCTATTTAAGAGTTTCAGGGATTTGATTAAGAATGCGTAA